In Patagioenas fasciata isolate bPatFas1 chromosome 2, bPatFas1.hap1, whole genome shotgun sequence, a single window of DNA contains:
- the RECK gene encoding reversion-inducing cysteine-rich protein with Kazal motifs isoform X4 has protein sequence MGSVCCSYAGHHTNCREYCQAIFRTDSSPGPSQIKAVENYCASISPQLIHCVNNYTQSYPMRNPTDSLYCCDRAEDYVCQTACKRILMSMKTELEIVDGLIEGCKTMPLPQDPLWQCFLESSRSVHPGVTVHPPPSTGLDGAKLHCCSKANSSTCRELCTKLYSTNWGNSQSWQEFDRFCEYNAVEVSMLTCLADVREPCQLGCRNLSYCTNFNNRPTELFRSCNTQSDQGAMNDMKLWEKGSIKMPFINIPVLDIRKCQPEMWKAIACSLQIKPCHSKSRGSIICKSDCVEILKKCGDHSKFPEGHSAESVCELLSPTDDLEKCIPLDTYLSPSSLGNIVEDVTHPCNPNPCAANQLCEVNRKGCQSGELCLPYLCVPGCKLGEASDFVVRQGTLIQVPSSAGGDVGCYKICTCGHSGLLENCMEMRCVDLQKSCIVGGQRKSHGTSFNIDCNVCSCFAGNLICSTRQCLTEHSSEDERRKFTGLPCNCVDQFVPVCGQNGRTYPSACIARCVGLQDNQFEFGSCISKDPCNPNLCKKNQRCIPKKQVCLTSFGKFECSQHECVPRQLNCDQTRDPVCDTDNVEYSNLCTLYQKGKSLAYRGACQPFCKSVEPVCGHNGETYSSVCAAYSDRVAVDYYSPCQAVGVLSDYGFHTECAFVKCPQRSATGCKPVIAPGACCPLCAGMLRILYDKDKLDAFARVTNKKPITVLDILEKIRLHVSVPQCDVFGYLSIESEIVILIIPVDQNPKPLQIEACNKEAEKIESLINSDSPTLASHVPLSALIASQVQVSFSISSASVKLMPVQHSLIISLLFTSSGLIFRVVYH, from the exons A tgggGTCAGTCTGTTGTAGTTATGCAGGTCATCATACGAACTGTCGGGAATATTGTCAAGCAATTTTTCGGACAGACTCTTCTCCAGGTCCTTCACAAATTAAAGCAGTTGAAAATTACTGTGCATCTATTAGCCCTCAGCTTATACACTGTGTGAACAACTATACACAGTCATATCCAATGAGAAATCCTACAGACA GTTTGTATTGCTGTGATAGAGCAGAAGACTATGTGTGTCAGACTGCTTGTAAAAGAATtctaatgtcaatgaaaacagAGCTTGAAATTGTTGATGGACTTATAGAAGGCTGTAAAACAATGCCTCTCCCTCAGGACCCACTTTGGCAATGTTTTCTTGAGAGTTCAAGATCTGTTCACCCAGGAGTCACCGTGCACCCTCCACCTTCCACAGGCCTTGATGGAGCTAAGCTCCATTGCTGTTCTAAAGCAAATTCTTCCACATGTAG agagcTCTGCACTAAACTTTATAGCACCAACTGGGGCAATTCACAGAGCTGGCAAGAATTTGATCGCTTTTGTGAGTATAATGCAGTAGAAGTTTCCATGTTGACCTGTTTAGCAGATGTACGAGAACCTTGTCAGCTGGGCTGTAGAAATCTTTCTTACTGCACTAATTTTAATAACAG ACCAACAGAACTTTTTAGGAGCTGCAATACTCAGTCAGACCAGGGAGCCATGAATGACATGAAGCTATGGGAAAAAGGGAGTATTAAGATGCCATTTATAAATATTCCCGTGCTTGATATTAGAAAATGCCAGCCAGAAATGTGGAAGGCTATTGCCTGCTCACTTCAGATCAAACCTTGCCACAGCAAATCTAGAGGAAGTATTATCTGCAA ATCAGATTGTGTGGAAATATTGAAGAAATGTGGAGATCATAGTAAATTCCCTGAAGGCCACTCAGCTGAAAGTGTTTGTGAGCTCTTATCTCCAACAGATGACTTGGAGAAGTGTATTCCTTTGGATACATACCTGA GCCCAAGTTCTTTAGGTAACATTGTAGAAGATGTTACACATCCCTGTAATCCAAATCCATGTGCAGCTAATCAGTTATGTGAAGTAAATAGAAAAGGATGTCAATCTGGAGAACTGTGTCTTCCGTATTTGTGTGTGCCAG GCTGCAAACTGGGAGAAGCCTCAGATTTTGTTGTCCGTCAAGGTACACTTATTCAGGTTCCATCCTCAGCTGGTGGTGATGTTGGTTGTTACAAGATTTGTACCTGTGGACACAGTGGATTGCTAGAAAACTGCATGGAAATGCGTTGTGTTGACCTTCAAAAATCATGCATTGTTGGTGGACAAAGAAAAA gtCATGGAACGTCCTTTAATATCGATTGTAATGTCTGTTCATGTTTTGCTGGAAACTTGATATGTTCTACACGTCAGTGTCTAACTGAGCATAGTTCAGAAGATGAACGTCGGAAGTTTACAG GTTTGCCATGTAACTGTGTAGATCAGTTCGTACCAGTATGTGGTCAAAATGGACGCACATATCCAAGCGCATGCATAGCTCGTTGTGTTGGGCTCCAGGACAATCAATTTGAATTTGGATCATGCATTTCCAAGGATCCTTGTAACCCTAACCTTTGTAAGAAAAATCAGAG GTGCATACCAAAGAAACAAGTTTGCTTGACTAGTTTTGGAAAATTCGAATGTAGCCAGCATGAATGTGTGCCAAGGCAGTTAAATTGTGACCAGACTCGGGATCCTGTTTGTGACACAGACAATGTGGAATACAGTAACTTGTGTACTTTGTACCAAAAAGGGAAAAGTTTAGCATATCGAGGAGCATGCCAG CCATTTTGCAAATCAGTGGAACCTGTCTGTGGACATAACGGGGAAACCTACAGCAGTGTCTGTGCCGCCTATTCTGACCGTGTGGCTGTCGACTATTACAGCCCCTGTCAGGCTGTCGGTGTTCTCTCGGACTATGGCTTTCATACAGAGTGTGCCTTTGTTAAATGTCCCCAGCGTTCTGCTACAGGCTGCAAACCTGTTATTGCGCCAG GAGCCTGCTGCCCACTATGTGCTGGAATGCTGAGAATCCTGTATGATAAAGACAAATTGGATGCTTTTGCAAGG gTAACAAATAAAAAGCCTATAACAGTGCTTGACATACTTGAAAAAATCCGCCTGCATGTCTCAGTGCCACAGTGTGATGTGTTTGGATACTTAAGCATAGAATCTGAAATTGTGATTCTCATCATTCCTGTGGATCAGAACCCCAAACCATTGCAG